Proteins encoded by one window of Akkermansia muciniphila ATCC BAA-835:
- the cls gene encoding cardiolipin synthase, giving the protein MIIPEEPYLGFAAFCHIAGAFCLIPALLHTRTPQGTIAWLISLLAFPYIAVPFYLILGRRRFSGYVETRRRQTDPESAWGELTDKITNCMVPYAVQSSDTAGKIMHTLSNIVRLPVCRGNSCRLLIDAANAFPRIYDAIKNAEHYILIEFFIIKNDSVGQNLKDLLIERAKAGIRIYMLYDEIGSHKLPPGYISALRKAGVNIEPFNGKRHFLSNILRLNFRNHRKLVVVDGSTAFIGGMNIGREYLGKGALGYWRDTFVQLEGPSVQQTQISFLEDWNWAMLKCGPSSLPRLRWEITPQPEDETLLILPSGPADVIPAWKTALIALANSATRRLWISTPYFVPDEGVMAALQAAALRNVDVRILRPERADHILVKLSSFTFLRDLDTYGIQLWAYQKGFLHQKVVLMDDDIATVGTANLDNRSLALNFEITAVIHSPSACAEVKAMLEQDFSSSKRESLADYNNKSLGFKMLCNLARLTAPVQ; this is encoded by the coding sequence ATGATCATTCCTGAAGAGCCATATTTGGGATTTGCCGCCTTTTGCCACATTGCAGGCGCCTTCTGCCTGATTCCGGCCCTGCTCCATACGCGCACGCCTCAGGGAACAATCGCGTGGCTCATTTCCCTGCTGGCATTTCCATATATTGCCGTCCCCTTTTACCTGATCCTGGGACGCCGGAGATTCAGCGGATATGTGGAAACGCGCCGCCGCCAGACGGACCCCGAATCCGCATGGGGGGAACTGACGGATAAAATTACAAACTGCATGGTTCCGTATGCCGTACAGTCATCCGACACGGCGGGAAAAATCATGCACACGCTTTCCAATATCGTGCGGCTGCCCGTCTGCCGCGGCAATTCCTGCCGCCTGCTTATTGACGCGGCCAACGCTTTCCCGCGCATCTACGACGCCATCAAGAACGCAGAGCATTACATCCTGATTGAATTCTTCATCATCAAAAACGACTCCGTGGGGCAGAACCTGAAGGACCTGCTGATTGAACGGGCCAAGGCCGGCATCCGCATTTACATGCTGTATGATGAAATCGGCTCCCACAAGCTCCCCCCCGGTTACATTTCCGCCCTGCGGAAAGCAGGAGTGAACATTGAACCTTTCAACGGGAAGCGCCATTTCCTGAGCAACATCCTGCGGCTGAACTTCCGCAACCACCGGAAACTGGTGGTGGTGGACGGTTCCACCGCCTTCATCGGAGGCATGAATATAGGCAGGGAATACCTGGGCAAGGGAGCTCTGGGCTACTGGCGCGACACGTTTGTCCAGCTTGAAGGCCCCTCCGTCCAGCAAACGCAAATCAGCTTTCTGGAAGACTGGAACTGGGCCATGCTGAAATGCGGCCCCTCCTCCCTTCCCCGCCTCCGCTGGGAAATCACGCCCCAGCCGGAGGATGAAACCCTGCTCATCCTGCCCTCCGGCCCCGCAGACGTCATTCCCGCCTGGAAAACCGCGCTCATCGCCCTGGCGAACAGCGCCACCCGGCGGCTCTGGATATCCACCCCCTACTTCGTCCCGGACGAGGGAGTCATGGCCGCCCTGCAGGCGGCGGCCCTGCGGAACGTGGATGTGCGCATCCTGCGTCCGGAGCGGGCAGACCATATTCTGGTGAAACTGTCCTCCTTTACTTTCCTTCGGGACCTGGACACATACGGCATCCAGCTCTGGGCCTATCAAAAGGGGTTCCTGCATCAGAAAGTAGTTCTGATGGACGATGACATAGCCACCGTGGGAACCGCCAATCTGGACAACCGTTCCCTGGCCCTGAACTTTGAAATCACCGCCGTTATCCATTCCCCCTCCGCCTGCGCGGAGGTAAAAGCCATGCTGGAGCAGGATTTTTCCTCCTCCAAGAGGGAATCCCTGGCGGATTACAACAATAAATCCCTGGGCTTCAAAATGCTCTGCAACCTGGCGCGACTGACGGCCCCCGTCCAGTAG
- a CDS encoding pyruvate carboxylase subunit B has translation MNPVTFNCTVLRDGHQSLAATRMKTADMLPIAPILDSMGFSALETWGGATIDAGLRFLKEWPFDRLDALKKAAPKTPHMMLLRGQNIVGYTNYADDVVEAFVAMSAKHGMNIFRIFDCVNDPRNMETSIRAAKKAGAQAHGTICYTTSPVHTTQTFVDMGRELADMGADAIVIKDMAGLIPPYVTQELVSALKKDLNIPVWIHTHDTAGLGASTYLSAIDAGVDACDVSISPFANGTGQPDCLRMLALLNGNPRKPDYDADKLIEVSEMLKPVYEGLGKFASHRNEVVDSDTLRYQVPGGMLSNFRTQLKEQGMEDKFEEVFAEIPVVRKALGWIPLVTPTSQIVGVQAMLNVKFGRWKNITPQAADIALGYYGRTSAPVDPEVQKLCAEKMGKDPITCRPADLIKPGMEDLRKKLAEKGLPTDDEHCVIYAMFPQQVEDFYKKPEPKEEAPVQVNTAPAATPASAAPSMTVIDNGITARVSGPSGSRDLTIIINGQAHSVKVERIG, from the coding sequence ATGAATCCTGTTACATTCAATTGCACCGTTCTGCGCGACGGGCATCAATCCCTGGCGGCAACCCGCATGAAGACGGCAGACATGCTGCCCATCGCCCCCATTCTGGACTCCATGGGCTTCAGCGCCCTGGAAACCTGGGGCGGCGCCACCATCGACGCCGGGCTGCGCTTCTTGAAAGAATGGCCTTTCGACCGGCTGGACGCCCTGAAAAAAGCGGCCCCCAAGACGCCGCACATGATGCTGCTGCGCGGTCAGAATATCGTGGGCTACACCAACTATGCGGACGACGTGGTGGAAGCCTTTGTCGCCATGAGCGCCAAGCACGGCATGAACATCTTCCGCATTTTCGACTGCGTGAACGACCCGCGCAACATGGAAACCTCCATCCGCGCCGCCAAGAAAGCCGGAGCTCAGGCCCACGGCACCATCTGCTACACGACTTCTCCCGTGCACACCACGCAGACTTTTGTGGACATGGGGCGGGAACTCGCGGATATGGGAGCGGACGCCATCGTCATCAAGGATATGGCCGGCCTCATTCCTCCGTATGTCACCCAGGAACTGGTCAGCGCCCTGAAGAAAGACCTGAACATCCCCGTCTGGATCCACACGCATGACACTGCCGGCCTCGGCGCCTCCACCTACCTCAGCGCCATTGATGCCGGAGTGGACGCGTGCGATGTCTCCATCTCCCCCTTCGCCAACGGCACGGGCCAGCCGGACTGCCTGCGCATGCTTGCCTTGCTGAACGGCAATCCCCGCAAGCCGGATTACGACGCGGACAAGCTCATTGAAGTTTCCGAAATGCTCAAACCCGTCTATGAAGGTCTGGGCAAATTCGCCTCCCACCGCAACGAAGTGGTGGACTCCGACACGCTCCGCTACCAGGTCCCCGGCGGCATGCTTTCCAACTTCCGCACCCAGCTCAAGGAACAGGGCATGGAAGACAAATTTGAGGAAGTATTCGCGGAAATCCCGGTAGTCCGCAAGGCTCTGGGCTGGATTCCGCTGGTGACCCCCACCTCCCAGATCGTAGGCGTGCAGGCGATGCTGAACGTCAAGTTCGGCCGTTGGAAGAACATCACCCCCCAGGCGGCGGACATTGCCCTGGGCTACTACGGCCGCACCTCGGCTCCCGTGGACCCGGAAGTGCAGAAACTCTGCGCGGAAAAGATGGGCAAGGACCCGATCACCTGCCGTCCGGCGGACCTGATCAAGCCCGGCATGGAAGACCTGCGCAAGAAGCTTGCGGAAAAGGGGCTCCCCACGGACGACGAACACTGCGTCATCTACGCCATGTTCCCGCAGCAGGTGGAAGACTTCTACAAAAAGCCGGAACCTAAGGAAGAAGCCCCCGTACAGGTAAACACCGCTCCTGCCGCAACGCCTGCGTCTGCCGCGCCGTCCATGACCGTCATTGACAACGGAATCACCGCCCGGGTAAGCGGCCCTTCCGGTTCCCGTGACCTGACCATCATCATCAACGGCCAGGCCCACTCCGTGAAAGTGGAACGCATCGGCTAA